A window of Ignavibacterium sp. contains these coding sequences:
- a CDS encoding VWA domain-containing protein: MFHNVVFAYPWVLYFLLLVPLIGIWYFFRGKKNRSTIIYSSFKLFPAQISSLRTKLIHLPIILRLIVLALLIIALARPQNFSSGTNINTEGIDIAMVLDISGSMLAEDFKPNRLEAAKQVVDEFIQGRVSDRIGLVIFSRDAFTQCPLTIDYSVLRNLLKDIRSGMLEDGTAIGNAIANGVNRLKDSDAKSKVIILLTDGVNNAGEVDPLSAAEIARTFGIRIYAIGVGTRGEAPYPVQTPFGIRYQMMPVEIDEALLKQIAERTGGQYFRATNNRALKEIYERIDKMEKSKIEVTSYRSAQELYFNWLAAAFIFLLVEAGLSRTFLRKLP, from the coding sequence ATGTTTCATAATGTTGTGTTTGCATATCCCTGGGTTTTATATTTTCTTTTGCTCGTTCCATTGATTGGAATATGGTATTTTTTCAGAGGGAAGAAAAATCGTTCAACGATTATTTATTCATCATTCAAACTTTTTCCTGCACAGATTTCTTCTTTAAGAACTAAGTTAATTCATCTCCCGATTATTTTGAGATTGATTGTATTAGCATTATTGATTATTGCACTTGCACGACCACAGAATTTTTCTTCCGGTACAAATATCAACACTGAAGGAATTGATATCGCAATGGTTCTCGATATTTCCGGAAGTATGCTTGCTGAGGATTTCAAGCCAAACCGACTTGAAGCAGCCAAGCAAGTTGTTGATGAGTTTATTCAGGGAAGAGTTTCAGACAGGATTGGTTTAGTTATCTTTTCACGGGATGCATTTACTCAATGTCCTTTGACAATTGATTACAGCGTGCTGAGAAATTTATTAAAAGATATAAGAAGCGGAATGCTTGAAGATGGAACTGCAATCGGGAATGCTATTGCCAATGGTGTTAACAGATTGAAAGACAGTGATGCAAAAAGTAAAGTCATAATTCTTTTAACAGACGGTGTAAACAATGCCGGTGAAGTAGATCCACTTTCTGCAGCAGAAATTGCAAGAACATTCGGAATAAGAATTTATGCAATAGGAGTTGGGACAAGAGGCGAAGCTCCATATCCTGTTCAAACTCCTTTTGGAATTCGATATCAGATGATGCCCGTTGAAATTGACGAAGCATTATTAAAACAAATTGCAGAAAGAACTGGTGGACAATATTTCAGAGCTACAAACAACAGAGCATTGAAAGAGATTTATGAGAGAATTGATAAAATGGAAAAATCAAAAATTGAGGTAACATCATACAGATCTGCTCAGGAATTATATTTCAATTGGCTTGCAGCTGCATTTATTTTTTTATTGGTTGAAGCAGGATTATCAAGAACATTTTTAAGGAAGTTGCCGTAA
- a CDS encoding DUF58 domain-containing protein, which yields MIDKELLKQVREIEIRTKGLVNQVFSGEYHSVFKGRGMEFSEVREYQFGDDIRNIDWNVTARFGHPYVKIFEEERELTVIMMVDLSGSLAFGSKEKTKQRIAAEVSAILSFSALKNNDKVGLLLFTDKIEKFVPPRKGRKHVLRIVREVLSFKPEGNQTNLKVALEYLNRAVKKRAIVFLLSDFIDEGFEKILRIVSKKHDLIGLVLEDKREKEIPKIGLVKFVDPETQQESWIDTNSRFFQQNFITYTKQLSERRKFIFRSNKIDSVNIRTGENYIKPLVQFFKLRERRW from the coding sequence ATGATTGATAAAGAATTACTCAAGCAGGTTCGCGAAATTGAAATCAGAACTAAAGGACTTGTTAATCAGGTCTTTTCAGGAGAATACCATTCTGTTTTTAAAGGAAGAGGAATGGAATTTTCTGAAGTTCGTGAATATCAGTTTGGTGATGATATAAGAAACATTGACTGGAATGTTACTGCAAGATTTGGTCATCCTTATGTAAAGATTTTTGAAGAAGAGAGAGAATTAACTGTAATTATGATGGTTGACTTAAGCGGTTCTCTTGCATTTGGTTCGAAAGAAAAAACCAAACAGCGTATTGCTGCTGAAGTTAGTGCAATTCTTTCTTTTTCTGCATTAAAGAACAACGACAAAGTTGGATTACTTCTTTTTACAGATAAAATTGAAAAGTTCGTTCCTCCACGCAAAGGAAGAAAACATGTTCTGAGAATTGTTCGTGAAGTGCTTTCATTCAAACCTGAAGGAAATCAAACTAATCTAAAAGTTGCTCTGGAATATCTCAACCGTGCAGTGAAAAAACGAGCAATAGTATTTTTACTCTCTGATTTTATTGATGAAGGATTTGAAAAGATTCTTCGCATTGTAAGTAAGAAACATGACTTGATTGGATTGGTACTCGAAGACAAAAGAGAAAAAGAAATTCCGAAAATCGGATTGGTTAAATTTGTTGATCCTGAAACGCAGCAGGAAAGCTGGATAGATACAAACAGTAGATTTTTCCAACAGAATTTTATCACTTACACAAAGCAACTTTCTGAAAGAAGAAAATTTATTTTCCGTTCAAACAAAATTGATTCAGTGAATATCAGGACAGGAGAAAATTACATTAAGCCGCTTGTTCAGTTTTTCAAACTCAGGGAAAGAAGATGGTAA
- a CDS encoding MoxR family ATPase codes for MDIVALNEKIKRESAFVDVLFNEIGKVIVGQRAMVERLIVGLLGNGHILLEGVPGLAKTLAIKTLASAMKAKFQRIQFTPDLLPADLIGTQIYNQRDGNFLIRKGPIFSNFILADEINRAPAKVQSALLEAMQERQVTIGEHTFKLDEPFLVLATQNPIEQEGTYPLPEAQVDRFMLKVKIDYPSREEELKIMRQNISGDGLSVNQVISPDDILRARNLIHEVYIDEKIEKYILDIVFATRNPKQFGLNNLADLISYGASPRATINLALGAKAMAFIKRRGYVIPEDVRAICFDVLRHRIAVTYEAEAEELTSENIIQEILNRIEVP; via the coding sequence TTGGATATCGTAGCACTTAACGAAAAAATTAAAAGGGAAAGCGCTTTTGTTGATGTTCTCTTTAACGAAATCGGAAAGGTAATTGTCGGACAGAGAGCAATGGTTGAGAGACTGATCGTTGGACTATTAGGCAATGGTCATATTCTTCTTGAGGGCGTGCCGGGATTAGCAAAAACTCTTGCTATAAAAACACTTGCTTCAGCAATGAAAGCTAAATTCCAGCGAATTCAATTTACTCCGGATTTACTTCCTGCAGATTTAATCGGAACACAAATTTATAATCAACGCGACGGAAATTTTTTAATTCGTAAAGGTCCTATCTTTTCAAATTTCATTCTTGCTGATGAAATAAATCGTGCGCCTGCCAAAGTTCAATCAGCTTTACTCGAAGCGATGCAGGAAAGACAGGTTACCATTGGTGAGCATACATTCAAACTTGATGAACCTTTTCTTGTACTTGCTACACAAAATCCAATCGAGCAGGAAGGAACATACCCTCTCCCCGAAGCACAGGTTGATCGTTTTATGTTAAAAGTAAAGATTGATTATCCTTCCAGAGAAGAAGAACTTAAAATTATGCGCCAGAATATTAGCGGCGATGGTTTATCAGTTAATCAGGTTATTTCACCTGATGATATTCTTCGTGCAAGAAATCTTATTCACGAAGTTTATATTGATGAAAAGATTGAGAAATACATTCTTGATATTGTATTTGCTACAAGAAATCCAAAACAATTTGGTTTAAATAATCTTGCGGATTTGATAAGCTATGGAGCTTCACCTCGTGCAACAATCAATTTAGCTCTCGGTGCAAAAGCAATGGCATTTATTAAGCGCAGAGGTTATGTTATTCCTGAAGATGTAAGAGCAATTTGTTTTGATGTATTGCGGCACAGAATTGCTGTTACTTATGAAGCCGAAGCTGAAGAACTTACAAGTGAAAATATCATTCAGGAAATTCTTAACCGTATTGAAGTTCCTTAA
- a CDS encoding T9SS type A sorting domain-containing protein — protein sequence MAAIKNGTAIYHYSTNGGTNWYLDGSLGLSSEDNITCVSVNSDSNKSNNGYFIAAYQFGYGDTIVVRRGVLGSLGTRLYKPNSYRSSIISSPKVAIYRSGLSQYSSLIYAGVESGYTKDLYFDQESLTSVSDDNILSNNFLLYQNYPNPFNPTTKIVWQSPVSGWQTLKVYDVLGNEVTTLVNEYRDAGRNEVEFHSAIGNRQLASGVYYYQLKIGQFIQTKKMMLIK from the coding sequence GTGGCAGCTATTAAAAATGGAACCGCTATTTATCATTATAGCACTAACGGAGGAACCAATTGGTATCTTGATGGGTCGCTTGGTTTATCAAGTGAAGATAATATCACTTGTGTTTCTGTAAATTCGGACAGTAACAAATCCAATAATGGCTATTTTATAGCAGCTTATCAGTTTGGTTATGGTGATACAATAGTCGTAAGAAGAGGTGTATTGGGTTCATTGGGTACGAGACTTTATAAACCTAATAGTTACCGATCCTCAATTATTAGCTCTCCTAAGGTTGCTATTTACAGGTCTGGCTTATCACAATACTCTTCGCTGATTTATGCCGGGGTTGAAAGTGGTTACACTAAAGATTTATATTTTGATCAGGAAAGTCTTACCTCAGTTTCTGATGATAATATTCTTTCCAATAATTTTTTATTATATCAAAACTATCCCAATCCATTCAATCCAACAACGAAAATTGTATGGCAATCTCCGGTAAGCGGATGGCAAACATTGAAAGTTTATGATGTTCTTGGAAATGAAGTTACTACGCTTGTAAATGAATACAGAGATGCAGGAAGAAATGAAGTTGAATTCCATTCGGCAATTGGTAATAGGCAGTTGGCAAGTGGAGTATATTACTATCAATTAAAAATTGGTCAATTTATTCAAACCAAGAAGATGATGCTGATAAAGTAA
- a CDS encoding HAD family hydrolase has protein sequence MINQLKAVIFDIDGTLTFTNQLIFDSFNYIAEKYLNKKFSDEEIIALFGPTEDVILKQMFPDKFEEVRNDYYEYYHQNHRIAQLYDGIKELLIDLKKAGMILGIFTGKGRTSSLITLNFLGIRDLFDMIVTGDDVKNHKPSPEGIIKFIKTFNLKPEEVLMIGDAPSDIKAAREAGVNIASVVWDSYSADEVKKLNKETVFETVEQLRKFIFEKGNGN, from the coding sequence ATGATAAATCAACTCAAAGCCGTAATTTTTGATATTGATGGAACATTAACATTCACCAATCAACTTATCTTTGATTCATTCAACTACATTGCTGAAAAATACCTTAACAAAAAATTTTCTGATGAAGAAATTATTGCTCTGTTCGGACCGACCGAAGATGTGATACTCAAGCAGATGTTTCCGGATAAGTTCGAAGAAGTAAGAAATGATTACTACGAATACTATCATCAAAATCATCGAATTGCTCAACTTTATGATGGTATAAAAGAATTACTCATCGATCTTAAAAAGGCAGGAATGATCTTAGGAATTTTTACCGGCAAAGGCAGAACATCATCTTTAATTACTTTAAATTTTCTTGGAATCAGGGATTTATTCGATATGATTGTTACTGGAGACGATGTAAAAAATCATAAACCATCTCCTGAAGGGATAATTAAATTCATCAAAACATTTAATCTCAAACCTGAAGAAGTTCTGATGATTGGGGATGCACCTTCCGACATTAAAGCAGCCAGAGAAGCTGGTGTAAATATCGCTTCGGTTGTGTGGGATAGTTACTCTGCAGACGAAGTCAAAAAATTAAATAAAGAAACCGTTTTCGAAACTGTTGAGCAACTAAGGAAATTTATTTTTGAAAAAGGGAATGGCAATTAA
- a CDS encoding peptidoglycan DD-metalloendopeptidase family protein, protein MVKKILHTTLLLFSFLLLAQDAQIEKKKLELEKIKSELQQLQNELNAKSKKEKLTYESYNNLSRQTHLISKVISSLQKEESIKQSQIESIKKEISRIESEIESIKNNYSRYVVAIYKYGKTSELESVIDAQSFNQAVLRIKYLREFSNRRKSDIERLQESKIKLSDAKLVLSKELEERRKLKEAKESEITQLNKRLDEEKKLLSVLRKDKSNISKKLNDRKKAEIQIKNLISKLIEESEKKKEMIASTDKNVTDKKVINNEAEYDIDLSTKNFTSFSEMKGSMIWPVSKGKIITRFGEQRNPKLNTVTVSYGIDILARGELSVKVVADGVVSAVEWLPGYGTVLIVSHKGGYKTVYGHLAEVYVSEGDKLKTGGLIGKVGESLEGNVLHFQIWNGRQSVNPENWLRK, encoded by the coding sequence GTGGTAAAAAAGATACTACATACAACGCTATTACTTTTCTCTTTTCTTCTTCTTGCACAGGATGCTCAGATTGAAAAGAAGAAACTGGAATTGGAGAAGATAAAATCAGAATTACAGCAATTGCAGAATGAACTTAATGCAAAATCAAAAAAGGAAAAACTGACTTACGAATCTTATAATAATCTTAGCCGGCAAACACATCTGATTTCAAAAGTTATTTCTTCTCTTCAAAAAGAAGAAAGCATAAAGCAATCCCAGATAGAAAGTATCAAAAAAGAAATATCGCGGATTGAATCTGAAATTGAATCAATTAAAAATAATTATTCACGTTATGTTGTGGCGATTTATAAGTATGGAAAAACTTCTGAACTGGAATCAGTAATTGATGCACAAAGTTTTAATCAGGCAGTTTTAAGAATAAAATATCTTCGCGAGTTTTCTAACAGAAGAAAATCTGATATTGAAAGATTGCAGGAGAGTAAAATTAAACTATCAGATGCAAAGTTAGTTTTGAGTAAAGAACTTGAGGAAAGAAGAAAATTAAAAGAAGCTAAGGAATCGGAGATTACTCAATTAAATAAAAGACTTGATGAAGAGAAAAAACTTCTCTCAGTTCTGCGAAAAGACAAAAGCAACATCTCAAAAAAACTTAATGACAGAAAAAAAGCAGAAATTCAGATAAAAAATCTCATCTCAAAATTGATTGAAGAATCAGAAAAGAAAAAAGAGATGATTGCCTCTACGGATAAAAATGTTACGGACAAGAAAGTTATAAATAACGAAGCTGAATATGATATAGATTTGTCAACAAAAAACTTCACATCTTTTTCGGAGATGAAAGGGAGTATGATTTGGCCTGTTTCTAAAGGAAAAATTATTACTCGTTTTGGCGAACAGCGAAATCCTAAGCTCAACACAGTTACAGTTAGTTATGGAATAGATATTTTAGCACGAGGCGAATTATCTGTAAAAGTTGTAGCTGATGGTGTTGTAAGTGCTGTTGAATGGTTGCCTGGTTATGGAACAGTTTTAATTGTATCACACAAAGGCGGTTACAAAACTGTTTATGGTCATCTTGCTGAAGTATATGTTAGTGAAGGTGATAAATTAAAAACAGGCGGACTTATAGGGAAAGTCGGTGAATCGCTTGAAGGAAATGTACTTCACTTTCAGATCTGGAATGGAAGACAAAGTGTTAATCCTGAAAACTGGTTAAGAAAATAA
- a CDS encoding DUF4292 domain-containing protein, whose protein sequence is MKKILFSFLFVVTLIELTLTGCVPSQPTDEVEILSSDRLINRLEANRRRIRNFEGQGTITVNSSTLQNSATFRVVMIKPDSVYITFFGPFGIELAQAIVTNSGFIFYDALQNTAYTGEADSDVLQNIFRINLSFSDIVDAFTGSVNLSSNLYKSPDKFEVIYDKYILTYINPDDALTSVYKIDIRRLGITEYILKSDDGLIDLEGKYSDFQLIENVAIPYKISVLNRADNQKIDVEYRKISVNKKDIAIDFKIPDDATIVKW, encoded by the coding sequence TTGAAAAAAATATTATTTAGCTTTTTATTTGTTGTAACTTTAATTGAACTAACTTTAACCGGCTGTGTTCCATCACAGCCAACTGATGAAGTAGAAATTCTATCTTCGGACAGGTTGATAAACAGATTAGAAGCAAACAGAAGAAGAATAAGAAATTTTGAAGGTCAGGGAACAATTACAGTTAATTCAAGCACATTACAAAACTCGGCTACCTTCAGAGTTGTGATGATAAAACCTGACTCAGTTTACATCACATTCTTCGGACCATTTGGAATCGAGTTAGCGCAGGCAATAGTCACGAATTCAGGTTTCATTTTTTATGATGCACTTCAAAACACAGCTTATACAGGCGAAGCAGATTCTGATGTATTACAAAACATTTTCAGAATAAATTTATCTTTCAGTGATATAGTTGATGCTTTTACCGGTTCTGTAAATCTTAGTTCAAATCTTTATAAATCACCGGATAAGTTTGAAGTCATTTACGATAAATATATCCTCACATACATTAATCCTGATGATGCATTGACATCAGTTTACAAAATTGACATCAGAAGATTAGGCATCACGGAATACATTCTTAAATCAGATGATGGTCTGATAGACCTGGAAGGGAAGTATTCTGATTTTCAATTGATTGAGAATGTTGCTATTCCTTATAAAATTTCTGTGCTTAATCGTGCTGATAATCAGAAAATAGATGTTGAGTACAGAAAAATTTCAGTTAATAAAAAAGATATTGCAATTGATTTTAAGATTCCTGACGATGCTACAATAGTCAAGTGGTAA
- a CDS encoding tetratricopeptide repeat protein: MSFIVKYLLAILLIFSLLSCSSSKELKPIEEIKKSELDLSPEQRKKIALENFIDGNVNFQQGNYSLAMKKFETALQFDTSAGLLYTYAKAALFNNKLNLALDASKKAVALDSTQSDYFDLLSDIYNIGKQKDSAIIVLERAIQLFPTNQNFYYKLARLYQDDRPIKAIEMYEKIIDLIGPEWNVLFRLVELNNKLNNTEGVIKAIKQLLEIDPSNIQLKKSLVENLLLAKRNSEAIEILDELIQLYPADLELIQRKSQILLSDNKWQEAYRTLNFVFDDEKINLDAKLEVGYLFFEKSITDSSLKPLAKQIFSRLDRDTSYWAVKIVLGAIAIEENNDSIAIEYFKYVTENANWNVDAWIRLGALYFDNKKYEEAEKILLQAIQSFPDNYAINFILGISLSQQSKNDEAETYLKKAVSLNPNDLNTLSAYAYTLNQLKKDDQAIYYLNQALTIDPNDVNVIGTLALIYNAQKKFELSDSLYERALQLKPDDPLINNNYAYSLSTRAIQLERALNMVTLALEKDSLNTAYLDTKGWILYQLGKYEEAKKYISKAIEQGTKSAVIIDHLGDVEFKLGNKEKAIELWKEAFQLDPSKKEIEDKINKGEL; the protein is encoded by the coding sequence ATGAGTTTTATAGTTAAATATTTATTGGCAATTCTTCTAATCTTTTCTTTGTTGAGTTGTTCCTCATCCAAAGAATTAAAACCAATAGAAGAAATTAAAAAGTCAGAATTAGATTTATCACCTGAGCAGAGGAAGAAGATTGCCCTTGAAAATTTCATTGATGGAAATGTGAATTTTCAGCAGGGTAATTATTCTCTTGCAATGAAAAAGTTTGAAACCGCATTGCAATTTGACACCTCTGCCGGACTTCTATATACTTATGCCAAAGCTGCTTTATTCAATAATAAATTGAACCTCGCTTTGGATGCTTCCAAGAAGGCAGTTGCTCTTGATTCAACTCAATCAGATTACTTTGATTTACTTTCTGATATTTATAACATCGGTAAGCAAAAGGATTCTGCAATTATTGTTCTGGAAAGAGCAATTCAACTTTTCCCAACTAATCAAAATTTTTATTACAAACTTGCCAGACTTTATCAGGATGACAGACCAATTAAAGCAATTGAAATGTATGAAAAGATAATTGACTTAATAGGACCTGAGTGGAATGTTTTGTTTCGTTTAGTTGAATTGAACAATAAATTGAATAATACCGAAGGTGTTATCAAAGCAATTAAACAGCTTCTGGAAATTGATCCTTCGAATATTCAATTAAAAAAATCTTTGGTAGAAAATCTTCTTTTAGCAAAAAGAAATTCTGAGGCAATAGAAATTTTAGATGAGTTGATTCAACTTTATCCTGCTGACCTTGAGCTGATTCAAAGAAAATCTCAGATACTTTTGTCGGACAATAAATGGCAGGAAGCATATCGAACTCTAAATTTTGTTTTTGATGATGAAAAAATAAATCTCGATGCAAAACTTGAAGTTGGTTATTTGTTTTTCGAAAAATCGATTACCGACTCCTCGCTGAAACCTTTGGCAAAGCAAATTTTCTCCAGACTTGATAGAGATACTTCTTACTGGGCTGTAAAAATTGTTTTAGGTGCAATTGCAATCGAAGAGAATAACGATTCAATTGCAATTGAATACTTTAAATATGTAACCGAAAATGCAAACTGGAATGTTGATGCGTGGATAAGACTCGGCGCCTTATATTTTGATAATAAAAAGTATGAGGAGGCAGAAAAAATTTTACTTCAGGCAATTCAATCATTTCCCGATAACTATGCAATAAATTTTATACTTGGAATTTCTTTGTCACAGCAATCTAAAAATGATGAAGCTGAGACTTATCTTAAAAAAGCTGTCTCTCTTAATCCAAATGATCTGAATACACTTTCTGCTTATGCATATACATTGAATCAACTTAAGAAAGATGATCAGGCAATTTATTATTTGAATCAGGCACTTACCATTGATCCAAATGATGTTAATGTTATTGGTACACTTGCATTGATTTACAATGCACAAAAGAAATTTGAATTGAGTGACAGTTTATATGAACGTGCACTGCAACTTAAACCTGATGATCCTTTGATTAACAATAATTATGCTTATTCACTTTCAACCAGAGCCATTCAACTTGAAAGAGCTTTGAATATGGTTACTCTCGCACTTGAAAAAGATTCGTTGAATACCGCTTACCTTGATACAAAAGGTTGGATTCTATATCAATTAGGAAAATATGAAGAGGCAAAAAAATATATTTCCAAAGCTATTGAACAGGGGACAAAAAGTGCCGTTATAATCGATCATCTCGGAGATGTTGAGTTTAAATTAGGCAATAAAGAAAAAGCTATTGAGCTTTGGAAAGAAGCTTTTCAGCTTGATCCGTCAAAAAAAGAAATTGAAGATAAAATCAATAAAGGTGAACTTTGA
- a CDS encoding YjbH domain-containing protein, with protein MKVKILSTILFLIIAFNQNYSQGTAGESAKFEYRYLIDMPTAGILEKGMVGVTTDVLPAGVVVAKMEVGVFQNVSFGISYGAANLIGSGKPNWYELPGVNIRFRMINESLILPALVIGFDSQGKGEEFESPKRFAIKSPGFFAAASKNFALLGYLSLHGAINYSLEKNDGDNFLNLWVGAEKTLGQNFSVIAEYDFALNDNAASSFGEGKGYLNLGLRWAIGSGFTLGFDLRDLLQNKRWNPNAADRALRIEYIQSIF; from the coding sequence ATGAAAGTGAAAATTTTATCAACGATTTTATTTCTGATTATTGCATTTAATCAAAATTACTCTCAAGGAACTGCTGGTGAATCAGCAAAGTTTGAATACAGATATCTGATAGATATGCCAACCGCTGGAATACTTGAAAAAGGTATGGTAGGTGTTACTACAGATGTACTTCCAGCTGGTGTTGTAGTTGCAAAGATGGAGGTTGGGGTCTTTCAAAATGTTAGTTTTGGAATTTCTTATGGTGCTGCAAATCTGATTGGTTCAGGAAAACCAAATTGGTATGAATTGCCTGGAGTAAACATTAGATTCAGAATGATTAATGAATCGTTAATTCTCCCAGCTTTAGTAATTGGATTTGATTCACAGGGCAAAGGTGAAGAATTTGAAAGTCCAAAGAGATTTGCAATAAAATCTCCCGGATTTTTTGCTGCTGCAAGCAAAAACTTTGCATTACTTGGATATCTGAGTTTGCACGGTGCAATTAACTACTCTCTTGAAAAAAATGATGGCGATAACTTTCTTAATCTTTGGGTAGGTGCGGAAAAAACTTTAGGACAAAATTTCTCAGTAATTGCTGAATACGATTTCGCACTGAATGATAATGCGGCTTCATCATTTGGTGAAGGCAAAGGATATCTTAATCTTGGATTAAGATGGGCAATTGGTTCTGGGTTCACACTTGGTTTTGATTTGAGAGATTTATTGCAAAACAAAAGATGGAATCCAAACGCAGCAGACCGCGCACTAAGAATTGAATACATTCAAAGTATATTTTAA
- a CDS encoding outer membrane protein transport protein: MLYRNIQLTLVVIIFSTLTFSQNYNDALRVSVPGLGASARALGMGNSYISLSDDGSASFFNPAGLGLVKKLEFMGGIDITSFNNSTKFFNQTTESNSSQTKLDNISLTFPIPTLRGSLVFGLSYNTTKDFVGSLEFNGFNNGSNSKIQSLLDTDIPYDLYLTDDNGNTIINGRLNQSGNMLNSGSLNQWTLTGAIEAYRNLFIGANVSVVSGSFTSDFDYYEDDTQNIYQGETAPGYPSTTDFRTFYLKNLLKWDIEGWNAKVGFLYQFEKIARLGLTIQFPKVYKINEDFNVEGRSEFANASVTLDPEKYSDKVKYDITSPYEISGGASVNLKGLIVSAQATYIDYKEMEFSNGEGISSTYFSDQNKRIKNLMRPVVNYNLGAEYTFPEIGFRLRGGFILQPSAFKNDPSDFDKKYLTAGVGFLSDGVIGIDIAYAYGWWKDVGDNYDSNVSRTFQDITYHKVMLTTSYRF, encoded by the coding sequence ATGTTATACAGAAATATTCAGTTAACATTAGTAGTAATTATTTTCAGCACTTTAACTTTTTCTCAAAACTATAATGATGCTTTGAGAGTAAGTGTGCCTGGATTAGGTGCAAGTGCAAGAGCATTAGGAATGGGAAACAGTTACATATCATTAAGTGATGATGGTTCAGCTTCATTCTTTAATCCGGCAGGATTAGGTTTGGTTAAAAAACTTGAGTTTATGGGCGGAATAGATATTACTTCATTTAATAATTCAACAAAATTCTTTAATCAAACTACGGAAAGTAATTCCAGCCAAACGAAGTTAGATAATATCAGTTTAACTTTCCCAATTCCAACTTTAAGAGGAAGTCTTGTATTTGGATTGTCCTACAATACCACAAAGGATTTTGTCGGAAGTCTTGAATTCAATGGATTTAATAACGGCAGTAATTCAAAAATCCAAAGCTTGCTTGATACTGATATTCCATACGATTTATATCTGACTGATGATAATGGTAATACTATCATCAATGGAAGATTAAATCAAAGTGGAAATATGCTTAACTCAGGTTCACTTAATCAATGGACATTAACAGGAGCTATTGAAGCTTACAGAAATTTGTTCATCGGTGCAAATGTATCTGTTGTAAGTGGTAGCTTCACCTCTGATTTTGATTACTACGAAGACGATACACAAAATATTTATCAGGGTGAAACTGCACCGGGTTACCCTTCAACTACTGATTTCCGAACTTTCTATTTAAAGAATTTATTGAAATGGGATATTGAAGGTTGGAATGCAAAAGTCGGGTTTCTTTATCAGTTTGAAAAAATAGCAAGACTTGGATTAACAATTCAATTTCCTAAAGTCTATAAGATCAATGAAGATTTTAATGTTGAAGGCAGGAGTGAATTTGCAAATGCTTCTGTTACTTTGGACCCTGAAAAATATAGTGACAAAGTTAAATATGATATCACTTCTCCCTATGAAATATCGGGCGGTGCTTCCGTAAATCTAAAAGGATTAATAGTTAGTGCACAAGCAACTTACATTGATTATAAGGAAATGGAATTTTCAAACGGAGAAGGCATATCTTCAACATACTTTTCGGATCAGAATAAACGAATTAAAAATTTAATGAGACCAGTTGTTAATTATAATCTTGGTGCTGAATATACCTTCCCTGAAATAGGTTTCAGATTAAGAGGTGGATTTATTCTTCAACCTTCGGCTTTCAAAAATGATCCATCTGACTTTGATAAAAAATATCTTACTGCCGGCGTTGGATTTCTTTCTGATGGAGTTATAGGAATTGATATAGCTTATGCTTATGGTTGGTGGAAAGATGTTGGAGATAATTATGATTCAAATGTCTCAAGAACTTTTCAGGATATAACATATCATAAAGTTATGTTAACAACTTCATACAGGTTTTAA